One window of the Pieris brassicae chromosome 4, ilPieBrab1.1, whole genome shotgun sequence genome contains the following:
- the LOC123708854 gene encoding chaoptin, with product MWILLLFIPLALCQQPWVPCSELNDDLRYPCRCKVQVDRALQLRILMNCDHVVFSGDFPPLPYGAPIVAFSQRWAGQQSLPTQIFSTYGLPMKELDFSHNSLRRLPDRLLSGIKGNLTKLVLADNLLGDNLNPIFSTAELHNLPSMEELDLSGNNIRGLEEGLLIGCNVMKILRLDRNNMISIPSTSLNGPLSLKLLSLRENRIALLRHASFLSQKTIEEIDLHGNTISSIEGGAFISLTNLQTLDLGRNKLSKFNSDVFQGIENLEKLDLSENFITDFPTVALKSFTGLKHLNLSSNMITNLDNSHLNSLSSLQVLDLSRNNIVKLSPGTFVGVSELRYLDIGVNSLRTVEDDAFDGLINLQTLLLRDNNILLIPAAALSRLPSLTSVHLGFNRVTALSSDILRAVSDGINSLVLSRNVIRELPPAAFDHFKNIQHLDLSGNLLNSISAEVFSGLEVSLEFLSLSQNRILGFTGQQLKFVNLWFLDISGNQISEVPVDAFESIPSLSHLNMSHNLHMSVLPQNVFNHNDALLVIDISNVGLKALPVNLFSKNHNLERIYLANNNLQEISEGSFKNLKNLTHLDLSYNNIVTIRPPAFVNVMSIQYLSLKGNQLNAFKGEFFNTGTSLEVIDISDNQLSYLFPSSFKIHPRLREIILTNNKFNFFPSELISTLQYLELVDLSGNALKNVDELDFARLPKLRTILLARNELETVSEMAFHNSSQIQNIDLSYNRIDRLGDRLFEGLVRLETLNLAGNLLFELPDNIFDRSRLHMLECISLSHNLFEEAPLKALQKQYFFVSSVDLSNNNIVDIPAEDSVMVNIKKLDLSFNPLSEKSILSVLTEPKTVRDLNLAGTGMKTINQLETPFLYRLNVSYNNITRLTEKTFMRTTLLEMLDLSHNQITDIKNSLSMSWPKLKNLQMLNISDNPVTAVLEGNFDGLSSLRVLDIRHFDKCTKIEKTSFRALSNLVELRAYGYPRLGYFDVQGALQYFLALEKLDVEFKDTMIGADQLHSTLHPRLEELGIRGSRLKTVSSGVLAGLKAPAITVRFRNTSMSNLPPALLFPLPRSSRITIDISGSQLNTIQPQLLVALDDRRADLSMFGLNTNPIKCDCNARALRRWLPTVGIDDVRCNSPEHLAGFLLVEIGDDELSCDTRKKTTATSSSSSSSSISTTFSPRLVHRTSAEPDIIWSVAPSHERPKVTGEPKGAPVLGVATSTNDDNLIIGIVGGVVAFIAILIVAICIVRLRMTSTSYRGGPLANSPGAGGPPMWGPAWPGYAGTLPPPSISTATLPHKVQSGPGSVRYLAPPPGPPAPYFISLPPHEDKIYR from the exons ATGTGGATACTTCTCCTCTTCATTCCCCTGGCGTTGTGTCAACAACCCTGGGTGCCGTGTTCCGAACTGAACGACGATCTTCGCTATCCCTGCCGATGCAAAGTTCAAGTGGACAGAGCCCTTCAATTACGAATACTGATGAACTGTGACCATGTGGTGTTCTCTGGGGATTTCCCTCCCCTGCCGTATGGTGCACCTATTGTCGCTTTCAGCCAGCGATGGGCAGGACAACAATCTTTGCCAACACAG ATATTCTCTACATATGGCTTACCAATGAAGGAGCTGGATTTCTCCCACAACAGCCTACGAAGATTACCAGATCGTTTATTATCTGGGATCAAAGGCAACCTGACTAAATTGGTGTTAGCTGATAACTTGCTGGGTGATAACCTGAACCCAATATTCTCGACTGCAGAGCTTCACAACTTACCATCTATGGAAGAGTTGGATCTTAGCGGAAATAATATCAGAGGGCTGGAAGAAGGCCTACTAATTGGGTGCAATGTTATGAAA ataCTCCGTCTGGATCGCAACAATATGATATCCATACCATCTACCTCTCTCAATGGACCGCTTTCATTAAAACTTCTCTCGCTCAGGGAAAACAGAATAG ctCTTCTTCGGCACGCCTCATTCCTCTCACAGAAGACCATCGAAGAAATCGACCTACACGGGAACACGATCTCAAGTATCGAGGGAGGGGCCTTTATTAGCCTAACTAACCTCCAAACTTTGGATTTAGGCCGTAACAAGCTCTCAAAGTTCAATAGCGACGTGTTTCAGGGCATAGAAAACTTAGAGAAGTTGGACCTTTCTGAGAACTTCATAACTGACTTCCCTACAGTCGCACTTAAATCCTTTACGGGCCTTAAGCACCTAAATTTGTCGAGTAATATGATCACG AATTTAGACAACAGTCATCTCAACTCTCTCTCGTCCCTGCAAGTGCTTGACTTGAGtcgaaataatattgtaaagctTTCTCCTGGAACTTTTGTCGGTGTGAGTGAGCTACGCTATTTGGACATTGGTGTGAACTCTTTGAGAACT GTTGAAGACGACGCGTTCGATGGACTTATTAACCTCCAGACGCTGTTACTACGCGATAACAACATACTCCTAATTCCCGCTGCGGCCCTTTCTCGCTTGCCTAGCCTCACCTCAGTGCACCTCGGCTTCAACAGAGTTACTGCGTTATCGAGCGATATCCTTCGAGCCGTGTCGGATGGAATCAATTCACTCGTCCTCTCTAGAAACGTAATTAGAGAACTGCCCCCGGCGGCATTCGATcactttaaaaacatacaacaCTTAGACTTATCCGGAAATCTGTTAAACTCGATTTCAGCGGAAGTATTCAGCGGATTGGAAGTCTCCCTCGAATTTTTGTCTCTAAGCCAGAATAGGATTTTAGGCTTCACCGGGCAACAGTTGAAATTTGTGAACTTATGGTTCTTAGATATATCTGGAAATCAAATATCGGAGGTTCCGGTGGATGCGTTTGAATCGATACCGAGTTTATCACATCTGAATATGAGCCATAATTTGCATATGAGTGTCCTTCCTCAAAACGTTTTCAATCATAATGACGCTTTACTGGTTATTGATATAAGCAATGTTGGTTTAAAGGCGCTTcctgttaatttattttcgaaaaatcATAATTTGGAAAGAATCTACTTAGCTAATAACAATTTGCAAGAAATATCTGAAGGGTCATTTAAGAATCTCAAAAATTTGACTCATCTTGatttatcatataataatatagtaacgATAAGACCACCTGCATTTGTAAACGTTATGTCTATCCAATATTTATCATTGAAAGGAAACCAACTAAATGCGTTCAAAGGAGAATTCTTTAATACCGGCACAAGTTTAGAAGTTATCGATATTTCAGATAATCAATTGAGTTATCTTTTCCCTTCATCTTTCAAAATCCACCCAAGATTGCGAGAAATCATACTGACGAATaacaagtttaattttttccccTCCGAACTTATAAGTACTTTGCAATATCTGGAACTAGTTGACTTGTCAGGGAATGCTTTGAAAAATGTTGATGAGTTAGACTTTGCTCGACTTCCGAAGTTGAGGACTATTTTATTAGCACGAAATGAATTAGAAACTGTTAGTGAAATGGCTTTTCATAACTCAAGTCAAATACAAAACATAGACCTCTCCTATAATAGAATAGATAGACTGGGTGACCGGCTGTTTGAAGGTCTTGTTAGACTAGAAACTTTGAATTTGGCGGGCAATCTTCTGTTCGAACTACCAGACAATATTTTCGATAGATCGAGGTTGCATATGTTAGAATGTATTTCATTGAGTCacaatttatttgaagaagctCCTCTAAAGGCACTACagaaacaatatttctttgtCTCCTCTGTTGacctttcaaataataatattgtagacATTCCAGCTGAAGATAGCGTTatggttaatattaaaaagttagaTTTATCTTTCAATCCTTTATCggaaaaatcaattttaagtgttttaaCTGAGCCAAAGACTGTAAGAGATCTTAACCTAGCTGGTACAGgcatgaaaacaataaatcaaCTTGAGACTCCATTCTTATACCGATTAAACGTATCCTATAATAACATAACTAGATTGacagaaaaaacatttatgcGAACAACACTGTTGGAAATGTTAGATTTATCTCACAATCAAATAACCGatattaaaaactctttatcaATGTCCTGGCCTAAACTAAAGAatttacaaatgttaaatatttctgATAACCCTGTTACTGCAGTACTTGAAGGAAACTTTGATGGTCTATCATCATTGCGTGTTTTAGATATAAGACATTTCgataaatgtacaaaaatagaGAAAACTTCTTTTAGGGCATTATCCAATTTAGTTGAGCTAAGAGCTTATGGTTACCCAAGGCTGGGATATTTTGATGTTCAGGGAGCCCTTCAATATTTCTTAGCTCTTGAAAAGTTAGATGTTGAATTTAAAGATACAATGATTGGCGCTGATCAACTCCATTCAACTCTACACCCACGGTTGGAAGAACTTGGTATTCGAGGGTCGCGACTTAAAACTGTATCATCTGGTGTTTTGGCCGGCTTAAAAGCTCCCGCAATCACAGTTAGATTCCGTAATACATCAATGAGCAATCTACCCCCTGCATTGCTTTTCCCGTTACCAAGATCATCTCGTATAACGATAGACATCAGTGGTAGTCAGCTTAATACAATTCAGCCACAATTATTAGTCGCTCTTGACGATCGACGTGCTGATTTATCAATGTTTGGTCTGAATACAAATCCTATAAAATGTGATTGCAATGCACGAGCTCTTCGGAGATGGTTGCCCACAGTTGGCATTGATGATGTTCGTTGCAACTCCCCTGAGCATTTAGCTGGCTTTCTTTTAGTTGAAATAGGAGACGATGAGCTGTCATGTGATACGAGAAAAAAAACAACGGCAACATCATCttctagtagtagtagtagtatttCAACAACATTTTCTCCTCGTCTAGTACATCGTACATCGGCAGAGCCGGATATAATTTGGTCTGTTGCGCCCTCTCACGAACGACCCAAAGTAACTGGAGAACCTAAAGGGGCACCTGTTCTTGGAGTAGCTACTTCAACTAATGATGATAACTTAATAATCGGTATCGTCGGTGGAGTTGTTGCATTTATagcaattttaattgttgCTATTTGTATAGTCCGATTGCGTATGACAAGTACATCATATCGAGGCGGTCCTTTAGCAAACAGTCCAGGGGCCGGTGGTCCCCCCATGTGGGGCCCAGCTTGGCCAGGATATGCGGGAACATTGCCTCCACCCTCAATATCAACGGCCACATTGCCTCATAAGGTCCAATCTGGTCCAGGGTCCGTCCGGTATCTTGCGCCACCGCCTGGTCCTCCCGCACCCTATTTTATAAGCTTGCCACCTCATGAAGATAAAATTTATcggtaa